In Mammaliicoccus sp. Marseille-Q6498, the genomic stretch TGTTTATGAGGGGTAAAAAAAGAAACCCCTTACATTCCTATAATGACACACTTTTATAGATTACTTCAAGCAATTTTTTTACAAAAATGGTAGATAATTTTTTGTTGTAAATTTACTTGAAATAAATATACAAAAAGACGATTAAATGTACATTTAATCGTCCCAAAATATTGAATGTGATAGATAAATTTTGGTAGTTAAAAATCTCTAACGGTCACAATTCCGAATAATGCTCGTTAGAATGCTGTAACGGTCAGAATTCCGAATAATGCTCGTTAGAATGCGCTAAGGAGCAGAATTCCGAATAATGGTCGTTAGAATCCGCTAACGGTCAGAATTCCGAATAATGGTCGTTAAAACTGGCTAACGGTCAGAATTCCGAATAATGGTCGTTAGAACCGGCTAACGGTCAGAATTCCGAATAATGGTCGTTAGAACTCTCTAACGGTCAGAATTCTGAATAATGGTCGTTAGAATCCGCTAAGGAGCATTATTCCGAGAAATGCTCGTTAGAACTCTCTAAGGAGCACAATTCCGAGAAATGCTCGTTAGAACTCTCTAAGGAGCAGAATTCCGAGAAATGCTCGTTAGAACCCGCTAAGGAGCACAATTCCGAATAATGGTCGTTAGAACCCCACAACACCAACAGCCACCTTCATTTTCTCCATAGAAAAAGACGATTAAATTTTGATTTAATCGTCTTCTAAATGCTTATTTGATTGGTCAATCCATTTAGGTAACCTTTCTTCTAAAGGTTGAAACCCGTATCGTTCAGTCTCACGTATTTCATCTAATACTGAACGTTTTTCTTTCTTACGTTCTTGTCTTTTGAAATATTCATTTTCTTTAAGTGACAAATTTAATTTACCATCCGATTCGACCTTAATCACTTTAGCTTTGACAACTTGTCCCACATTTAAAAATTGGTTAAGATTATGAACATAGTCATTCATCACTTCTGAAATATGAATGAGACCTTCTACGTGATCAGGGGTTTCAACAAAGGCACCATACGGCTGTATGCCGGTCACTTTGACTTTTACAAACTGACCAACTTTATATTGTTTTCTCACTTTTAGAAAACCCCTTGTACTTATAGTTATTAACTCTTTCATCATAGCACAGTTATTTTTAATAAACCATAAATTAGATATATAATTCAGAAAATACAATGGCTGGCTTTTCGAAACAAAAAGAGACCCCTTTGAATAAAACTTTTCATAGGGGTCTCTTTTTTAATATGCTCGAACGACATCGTCCGTCTTTATAATTATAAGTTTATATTTCACAACTACTTTATAATGCAGTTGCTTTAATAGCCATTTATCTATATCTTCTATTTCGTGGACTGCATCCATACATTCATATACTTCATTATCTCCCAGTGATTAATCATCAAAGTTCAGTGCGTTACAATCATATAATGCCATATTCACTTCGTTATTTTTCACTTTTTTTCTCCTCTTGCTCTAAGTGATTCATCACTTCTTTTTCAAATGACTTCATCTTTTCTTCGTCTTTTTTAGATTTTTTACGAAACAATGTAAATACAATGTAAGCTAAAATCATAAATAATAACAACGTAGCAACAGCAGGAATATATTCTAATTTGTTATCTGGAAAATAAAGAAACTCCATCATAATCCGACCACTCTCCTAGCAATTAGATTATAACAAAGTTTCAGTAGTATATATGCTTTTTTTATGACAATTGAATGTCGATTTATTTAATGATTTCAACCGTTTCGATTACTACGTCTTCAACTGGTTTATCATTTGCTCCAACTTTAACATTAGCAATTTCTTCTAAAATATCTTCACCTTTAACGATGTGTCCGAATACTGAATGTTTTTGATCTAACCAAGGTGTACCACCTTTTTCAGCATAACGATCAATGATTTCTTCAGGCCAACCACCATCTTTAAGTTGAGATAACATGTTTGCTGGTACTTCTTTCATTTGTACGATGAAAAATTGAGAGCCATTTGTGTTTGGTCCTGCATTAGCCATTGATAATGCGCCGTATAAATTGAAAGCTTGTAATGAAAATTCATCTTCAAAAGCACTTCCGTAAATACTTTCTCCACCCATACCTGTACCAGTTGGGTCTCCACCTTGTACCATGAAATCATTTATAACTCTATGGAAAATAATGCCGTCATAATATTTTTTCTCTGCTAATCCAATAAAGTTTTCAACAGTTTTTGGTGCTAATTCAGGAAACAATTTGAATGTCATGTTACCTTTCGTTGTTTTAATTTCTACAACACGTTCGTTTTCTAATATTTCATTTGTTAATTGAGGATAGTTAGTCATTTATATATCTCCATTCATGTTAAAATAATTACAACATGGTTATCATAACATAATTTTATAGAAAGGGGATATCGTCATGGTCTATCAATTTCCACATAAAACCGGACAATATGTAGTAGAAGTAATTGAAGAAAAAGGTGATCAATTGCTCGTAAAAGTTTTAGCTGTCATCAAGCACCCTCGTCAAGGAGATTTGCATAATCCAAATGAAGTTGAAAATATTTTTTTCCATGAAAGAAAAGCACTAAGTCAATTTGAAAAAAGGTACACGACAGAACAATTTTTAAAGCCATATGAATCAGAAGTTCCAAATTATATCGAATCATTAAAAAACGCTTTAAATGAACTAGAAAATAA encodes the following:
- the ygs gene encoding S1 domain-containing post-transcriptional regulator Ygs; amino-acid sequence: MRKQYKVGQFVKVKVTGIQPYGAFVETPDHVEGLIHISEVMNDYVHNLNQFLNVGQVVKAKVIKVESDGKLNLSLKENEYFKRQERKKEKRSVLDEIRETERYGFQPLEERLPKWIDQSNKHLEDD
- a CDS encoding kinase-associated lipoprotein B, encoding MVYQFPHKTGQYVVEVIEEKGDQLLVKVLAVIKHPRQGDLHNPNEVENIFFHERKALSQFEKRYTTEQFLKPYESEVPNYIESLKNALNELENKMITKNNAYSAQALKCIEQLKVDYSRQYKVDF
- a CDS encoding peptidylprolyl isomerase, whose translation is MTNYPQLTNEILENERVVEIKTTKGNMTFKLFPELAPKTVENFIGLAEKKYYDGIIFHRVINDFMVQGGDPTGTGMGGESIYGSAFEDEFSLQAFNLYGALSMANAGPNTNGSQFFIVQMKEVPANMLSQLKDGGWPEEIIDRYAEKGGTPWLDQKHSVFGHIVKGEDILEEIANVKVGANDKPVEDVVIETVEIIK